A genomic window from Candidatus Methylacidiphilum fumarolicum includes:
- a CDS encoding pseudouridine synthase, producing the protein MKEKPPVLEPIRINRYLASCGLGSRRSCEAFIRSGLVKVNDKTVRSLSLKINPQDKVEFNGQILSPLKKDYFIFYKPRGFICSKTGLLGERTIYHILPPSFQKFFYVGRLDKDSEGLILLTNDGLLTNKILHPKFHFPKTYLVSLASPFDENSKKELLRGMYMEGKIAKVQDVQIKEKNRLKIILTQGIKRQIRNMLSILGYRVTRLQRISLGPLTLKGLNVGQYRRLTKKEIDLLYAAIEAASPANKTQ; encoded by the coding sequence ATGAAGGAAAAACCTCCCGTTTTAGAACCCATTAGAATCAACCGGTATCTTGCTTCTTGTGGCCTAGGATCAAGAAGAAGTTGTGAAGCCTTTATCCGTTCTGGTCTTGTCAAGGTAAATGACAAAACAGTTAGATCGCTTTCCCTCAAAATAAATCCTCAGGATAAAGTTGAATTCAATGGTCAAATTTTGTCTCCTCTAAAAAAGGATTATTTTATCTTCTACAAGCCTAGAGGATTCATATGTAGTAAGACAGGGCTCCTTGGAGAAAGGACCATTTACCATATACTACCTCCATCCTTTCAGAAATTTTTCTATGTTGGCAGACTCGATAAGGACAGTGAAGGTCTTATTCTTTTAACCAATGATGGTCTTCTGACCAATAAAATACTGCATCCGAAATTTCATTTTCCTAAAACTTATCTAGTTAGTCTTGCTTCTCCTTTCGACGAAAACAGTAAAAAAGAATTGCTGAGGGGGATGTATATGGAGGGTAAAATCGCAAAAGTTCAAGACGTTCAAATCAAAGAGAAAAACAGGCTAAAAATAATCTTAACCCAAGGGATAAAGAGGCAAATCCGAAACATGCTATCAATACTTGGCTATCGGGTCACCAGACTACAAAGAATCTCCTTAGGTCCTCTAACTCTCAAGGGTCTTAATGTTGGCCAATACCGTCGATTAACTAAGAAAGAAATAGATTTGCTCTATGCAGCCATTGAAGCTGCTTCTCCAGCAAATAAAACGCAATAG
- the argH gene encoding argininosuccinate lyase: protein MNADKALWGGRFHEKPSSLFTRFSQSISFDWRLYHQDIQGSIAHARMLEKIGIIDSKESEEIQSALSEISHQIEQGQFQWSMEHEDVHMNIEYALTQKTKAGLKLHTARSRNDQIATTMRMWVKEEVQKIFNLLCRLQAILIQWAEKHLDLVIPGYTHLQRAQPVSIAHQILAYVEMLERDKEKFLACYKSADVLILGSGALAGSSLPLDREYVAKLLGFSKVSENSMDGVSDRDFVLDFLYGGASLGIHLSRFAEDMVLWSSSEFGFLELPDSFASGSSLMPNKKNPDIFELIRGKASRLIANLNRLCILLKSLPLTYNRDLQEDKEPLFDSADTIESSLEILIAMIPELKIKRANCLERARDPLLFATDITDWLVQRQIPFREAHHKIGELIGYCEKNSILLSEAPESVLSRIHPDLPKVWKELFDPQKSLDRKKTIGAPNPNFVRQRIAHWKEQLKTTYTL from the coding sequence ATGAATGCTGACAAAGCCCTTTGGGGAGGACGCTTTCATGAAAAACCCTCCTCTTTATTTACCCGTTTTAGTCAATCAATAAGTTTTGATTGGCGATTATACCATCAAGATATCCAAGGCAGTATTGCTCATGCGCGAATGCTCGAAAAAATAGGAATTATCGACTCAAAAGAAAGCGAAGAAATTCAAAGCGCACTATCGGAAATATCCCATCAAATAGAGCAGGGACAGTTTCAATGGTCGATGGAGCATGAAGATGTTCATATGAACATTGAATACGCCCTTACTCAAAAAACAAAAGCTGGCTTAAAACTACATACGGCAAGAAGCAGAAATGACCAAATAGCTACAACCATGCGTATGTGGGTCAAAGAAGAAGTCCAAAAAATTTTCAATCTTCTCTGTCGACTTCAAGCCATACTGATCCAATGGGCTGAAAAGCATTTAGACCTAGTTATTCCTGGCTACACCCATCTCCAGCGGGCTCAACCCGTTTCAATTGCTCATCAGATTCTTGCGTATGTTGAAATGCTCGAAAGAGATAAAGAAAAGTTTTTAGCCTGTTATAAAAGCGCGGATGTTTTAATCTTAGGCAGTGGTGCCTTGGCAGGAAGTAGCCTGCCTTTGGATAGAGAATATGTAGCCAAGTTGTTGGGTTTTAGTAAGGTATCAGAAAATTCAATGGATGGAGTAAGCGATCGCGACTTTGTTCTAGATTTTCTTTACGGAGGAGCATCCTTAGGAATCCATCTTTCGCGGTTTGCTGAAGATATGGTGCTTTGGTCCAGTAGTGAATTTGGCTTTTTAGAATTACCTGATTCCTTTGCATCTGGTTCTAGTCTGATGCCTAATAAAAAAAATCCGGACATTTTTGAACTAATCCGTGGGAAAGCATCACGGCTGATCGCTAATCTCAATAGATTATGCATCCTATTGAAATCGCTGCCTTTGACTTACAACAGGGATCTACAGGAAGATAAAGAACCTTTATTTGATTCTGCTGATACCATTGAAAGCAGTCTTGAAATTCTTATAGCCATGATACCAGAACTAAAAATTAAGAGGGCTAATTGTTTGGAACGAGCGAGAGATCCGCTCCTATTTGCCACAGACATTACTGATTGGCTTGTGCAAAGACAGATTCCCTTTAGGGAAGCTCATCATAAAATTGGTGAACTCATTGGTTATTGCGAAAAAAACTCGATTTTATTATCAGAGGCGCCAGAGTCAGTTTTATCTCGGATCCATCCGGATCTTCCTAAGGTTTGGAAAGAGCTTTTTGATCCACAAAAATCTTTGGATAGAAAAAAAACAATCGGGGCTCCTAACCCAAATTTTGTTAGGCAAAGGATTGCACATTGGAAAGAGCAGCTAAAAACGACATATACTTTATAA
- a CDS encoding cytochrome c biogenesis protein: MINRSGLRIFLIILCIILPSTLLGKELNQFSQIAIQHGGRKKPLTVFAREILLSLSGKDSIKTLEGEKVGSTDFVLSLWFHPEGWERQPVILVDNPLLRKDIGIDQAKKLFSFQQLKENNLFKDFVVKHLHRPEAEGSSLNPEEKEAMAVSGRLKLFEELYSGEIFHVIPNPLDPNKKWVTIENATQYYPQGLSESLLVIFDSMKRAYLQGNFSKAQEEASFFSKQLKDYAPRVYPPNDSLLFEHTYTVLNPWKWTLICYGIASLIFLLSRGWQPELGYRIGWGFAVFGFLFHVYGFICRILIAGRPPVSNMYESVVWVSFGVMFFALVFETIYHSRFFLMAACPFAAICMMLVDSQPLIFDPTIQPLVPVLRNNFWLTIHVLTITLSYAAFALALGLSHIYLWNASKNSAMGGFQKGVLAKYIYRSLQIGVFLLAAGTILGGVWANYSWGRFWDWDPKETWALITLLCYLAVLHGRIAHWWGEFGLAVGSVLCFLSVLMAWYGVNFVLGKGLHSYGFGSGGLGYVLLYVFLEISFVAYCLLKYRLRKKEQQNPPPSPIQV; this comes from the coding sequence ATGATCAATAGAAGTGGTCTAAGGATTTTTCTTATCATTTTATGCATAATTCTTCCCTCAACCCTCCTCGGGAAAGAACTGAATCAATTTTCTCAAATAGCCATTCAGCATGGAGGAAGAAAAAAGCCTTTAACAGTTTTTGCTCGTGAAATTTTACTCTCTCTTAGTGGCAAAGACTCAATAAAAACCCTTGAAGGGGAAAAAGTAGGCAGTACCGATTTTGTTTTATCCTTGTGGTTTCATCCTGAAGGCTGGGAAAGGCAGCCTGTTATCCTTGTAGATAATCCTTTGTTAAGAAAAGATATTGGAATAGATCAAGCAAAGAAACTCTTCTCTTTTCAACAGCTTAAAGAAAATAATCTTTTCAAAGACTTTGTAGTGAAACATCTTCATAGACCTGAAGCTGAAGGGTCCTCATTGAATCCAGAAGAAAAAGAGGCGATGGCTGTATCCGGTAGATTGAAATTATTTGAGGAGTTGTATTCAGGAGAGATTTTCCATGTTATCCCCAATCCCTTGGATCCAAATAAAAAATGGGTTACTATCGAAAATGCAACTCAGTATTATCCTCAAGGACTTTCCGAATCACTCCTTGTCATCTTCGATTCCATGAAGAGAGCCTATCTTCAAGGAAATTTTAGTAAAGCCCAAGAAGAAGCGTCTTTTTTTTCTAAACAACTTAAGGATTATGCTCCTAGGGTATATCCTCCTAATGATTCTCTTCTTTTCGAACATACTTACACGGTTTTGAATCCCTGGAAATGGACGTTGATTTGCTATGGGATAGCCTCTCTTATTTTCCTTTTATCTCGAGGATGGCAGCCTGAATTAGGATATAGAATTGGCTGGGGATTTGCCGTCTTCGGTTTCCTATTTCATGTATATGGATTTATCTGCAGAATCCTCATTGCGGGTCGTCCACCCGTAAGCAATATGTATGAGTCGGTTGTATGGGTTTCTTTTGGAGTGATGTTCTTTGCTCTTGTATTTGAAACGATTTATCATTCCAGATTCTTTCTCATGGCTGCCTGTCCTTTTGCAGCAATCTGTATGATGCTCGTGGATTCTCAGCCTTTAATCTTTGATCCCACTATCCAACCCCTTGTTCCTGTTTTAAGGAATAATTTTTGGCTTACTATCCATGTGTTGACAATCACTTTAAGCTATGCAGCTTTTGCTCTTGCTCTAGGATTAAGTCATATTTATTTGTGGAATGCCTCTAAAAATTCAGCCATGGGAGGATTCCAAAAAGGGGTGTTAGCAAAATATATTTACAGGTCTCTTCAAATAGGTGTTTTTTTGTTGGCTGCAGGAACAATATTAGGAGGCGTTTGGGCCAATTATTCTTGGGGAAGATTCTGGGATTGGGATCCAAAAGAAACATGGGCCTTAATTACTCTTCTTTGTTACTTAGCCGTGCTACATGGTCGGATTGCTCATTGGTGGGGAGAGTTTGGACTGGCGGTAGGCTCTGTCCTTTGCTTCCTTAGCGTGTTGATGGCATGGTATGGAGTGAATTTTGTTCTGGGCAAGGGTTTGCATAGCTATGGGTTTGGTAGCGGAGGGCTAGGCTATGTCCTGCTCTACGTCTTTCTTGAAATCAGTTTTGTTGCTTACTGTTTGTTGAAATATCGATTGAGGAAAAAAGAACAACAAAATCCTCCTCCTTCTCCCATCCAGGTTTGA
- a CDS encoding bifunctional 3,4-dihydroxy-2-butanone-4-phosphate synthase/GTP cyclohydrolase II, producing MSEYHNNLSSIPEALENVRQGKLVIVVDDEDRENEGDFIGAAELCHAEMVNFMTKVGRGLICVAITQEQADRLNLPLMVQPKDNTALYGTPFTISVDYIKGTTTGISADDRAKTIRALSHPHSLSTDFRRPGHIFPLRSSPGGVLMRAGHTEAAVDLARLSGLNPAGVLVEIMKDDGTMARLEDLKKIARTYNLPIITIKDLIAYRTQTESLVEKVISVNLPTEFGDFQLLAYRNILTNEEHLALIKGKWDPQEPVLVRVHSQCLTGEIFHSLRCDCRQQLEMAMAAIEKEGKGAIVYLKQEGRGIGLLNKLKAYRLQDAGMDTVEANLALAFAADNRDYGIGCQILRSLGIHRIRLLTNNPVKRIGLEGFGLEIVERIPLHVKANEHNRNYLRTKVDKLGHLIPKELIDSSEEK from the coding sequence ATGTCGGAATATCATAACAACCTTAGCTCCATTCCAGAAGCTTTGGAGAACGTCAGACAAGGCAAATTGGTCATCGTAGTCGATGATGAAGATAGAGAAAACGAAGGCGATTTTATTGGAGCTGCGGAGCTTTGTCATGCAGAAATGGTTAATTTCATGACAAAAGTCGGCCGGGGCCTTATTTGTGTGGCTATAACACAAGAGCAAGCCGACAGACTCAACTTACCTTTAATGGTCCAACCTAAAGATAATACCGCCCTCTATGGCACTCCTTTTACGATATCAGTCGATTATATAAAAGGAACAACGACGGGTATTTCGGCCGATGACAGAGCAAAAACGATTCGAGCTTTATCGCATCCTCACTCTCTGTCTACAGATTTCAGAAGACCAGGGCATATTTTTCCACTGCGTTCTTCTCCTGGTGGAGTCTTGATGCGCGCAGGCCATACAGAAGCTGCAGTCGATTTAGCCAGACTTAGTGGTTTAAACCCTGCTGGCGTTCTTGTTGAAATTATGAAGGATGATGGTACGATGGCCAGGCTAGAAGACTTAAAAAAAATCGCTAGAACTTATAACTTGCCTATCATTACGATCAAAGACCTCATAGCCTATCGTACCCAAACAGAATCCCTTGTAGAAAAAGTCATTTCCGTGAATCTCCCCACAGAATTTGGCGACTTCCAACTGTTAGCCTATAGAAATATTCTAACAAATGAAGAGCATTTGGCCTTAATCAAAGGAAAATGGGATCCCCAAGAACCCGTTTTGGTTAGAGTTCATTCACAGTGCCTGACTGGAGAAATTTTCCATTCTTTACGATGTGACTGCAGGCAGCAACTAGAAATGGCGATGGCAGCGATAGAAAAAGAAGGCAAAGGGGCGATTGTCTACTTAAAGCAAGAGGGGAGGGGAATTGGACTTTTAAATAAACTCAAGGCTTATAGGCTTCAAGATGCCGGAATGGATACTGTAGAGGCCAATTTGGCTTTGGCATTTGCTGCCGACAATAGAGATTATGGCATTGGTTGTCAGATTTTGCGTTCTTTGGGAATTCACAGAATTCGACTTTTGACAAACAATCCAGTCAAACGAATCGGTTTGGAAGGTTTTGGACTAGAAATTGTTGAACGAATTCCATTGCATGTCAAAGCCAATGAGCATAACAGAAATTATCTTCGAACAAAAGTAGATAAGCTTGGACATTTAATTCCAAAAGAATTAATAGATTCATCCGAGGAAAAATAA
- the haoB gene encoding hydroxylamine oxidation protein HaoB — MGLILFAGGIVLILQSLWNHHEKKPEPLIKIETKDSQFLSLPTFFPVQKYWHYTFGNKGHFWIAQYLDSQNTSCFARIFPPKPIGSEIDDVLGRIWIEAMRSVNAHAPSNALFIGWWDVSQRLKLFTGKEIWIESYDSTVIPKDGLKMLEEMFGAPKETNRLSILAKSYAANALEGLEILKKALPAGRPLYLCITTEDISNLALAFGQSPQSMGYDWRVFPRAGTDIHGLIPTVMKWVNEKESAGYMLQELPSHDILVWRADKKAKETLLGRLLPLTTSIANPLPRVKLLYQSSWGGYLQFYALE, encoded by the coding sequence TTGGGATTGATTCTCTTTGCTGGTGGTATTGTGTTAATCCTCCAAAGCCTTTGGAATCATCACGAAAAAAAACCTGAACCCTTGATTAAAATTGAAACGAAAGACTCCCAATTTTTATCCTTGCCTACATTTTTCCCAGTCCAAAAATATTGGCATTATACTTTTGGAAATAAAGGCCATTTTTGGATCGCACAGTATCTTGACTCGCAAAATACGAGCTGTTTTGCTAGGATTTTCCCTCCAAAACCGATTGGTTCGGAAATAGACGATGTGCTTGGTCGAATATGGATAGAGGCCATGCGATCGGTTAACGCACATGCTCCATCGAATGCCCTTTTCATAGGGTGGTGGGATGTCTCACAAAGGTTAAAACTCTTCACAGGAAAGGAAATATGGATTGAAAGCTATGATTCGACAGTAATCCCAAAAGATGGATTGAAGATGCTTGAAGAAATGTTTGGAGCTCCAAAAGAAACAAATCGATTAAGCATTTTAGCAAAATCCTATGCTGCCAATGCTTTAGAAGGATTGGAAATTTTGAAAAAAGCCTTACCGGCGGGTCGTCCCCTATATCTATGCATCACTACCGAAGATATTTCTAATTTGGCTTTGGCTTTTGGCCAATCCCCTCAATCAATGGGATACGATTGGCGGGTTTTTCCAAGGGCTGGAACAGACATTCATGGATTAATTCCTACTGTTATGAAATGGGTCAATGAGAAGGAATCTGCTGGATATATGCTCCAAGAATTACCTTCGCATGACATATTGGTTTGGAGGGCGGACAAAAAAGCTAAAGAAACCTTACTTGGAAGACTTTTGCCTTTAACTACTTCCATTGCCAACCCTCTTCCTAGAGTAAAACTTCTCTATCAATCTTCATGGGGAGGCTATCTACAGTTTTATGCATTGGAATAG
- a CDS encoding multiheme c-type cytochrome, with product MKWAFGFLFFLLFCYLSSLVAQENTAQGKSVLDKWLQNLTAKYVLAEEPSFSREKEQKEFIRGQEVFSRSCVGCHQQSGQGLVGSFPPLVGHVPNIVNSKNGKEYLIDVVLYGLEGPIQVDTQQYNGSMPGWGNVFDDQQLADVLNYVLSAWGNKGKLASEKSFISLDDIKKERKKGLSPSAVLALRPRNLSSSYVNKREEDLKELIKNYDASHPGKGIHAQYWEPIPMEMYWNPKNFYHPPQSIKGEVSRSDCLACHKTVTPGVFHAWEKSIHGNLEAIRKLPDQDPKAYKKKELAEVEKQLHSQGILKNHEQLKEVSCIDCHGSIGAQKIRHDVDLHMPDRVTCGSCHVRQFAESESERKQIWPHNEWPQGHPSHAVDWEANVNLAAWAAMPERAVAQGCDMCHYQQNRCDGCHTRHSFSAAEARNPLSCATCHNGVDHNEFENYMLSKHGIIFQAQSKNWNFDVPLKDAIAKGGYTAPTCASCHFEYHGEYSHNLVRKVRWAFNPTPEIAQGIKEKQPWYQQRKEDWISTCSACHSARFAGEWLETADQAIFDGLKVQEEAKKVIEALYKDGLLVGQKTNRPAPPPPEKDAPGAFFQLFWAKGNNPSHVERVYANMWEHDMIQHYKGFMHANPGGFTYSAGWGVLLERYTEIMDENTRLRNKPHESQFSPGDHSSLLSSKVKLLFGIIGSSAGVILISSSFGKSLGNKRKKE from the coding sequence ATGAAATGGGCATTTGGCTTTCTTTTTTTTCTCTTGTTTTGTTATTTGAGCAGTCTTGTTGCCCAAGAAAACACTGCTCAGGGAAAAAGTGTTTTGGATAAATGGTTGCAAAATCTCACTGCGAAGTATGTACTGGCTGAAGAGCCCTCGTTTTCAAGGGAAAAAGAACAAAAGGAATTTATTCGTGGTCAGGAAGTATTCAGCCGGAGTTGTGTTGGTTGCCATCAACAAAGTGGACAAGGATTAGTCGGATCTTTCCCCCCTCTTGTGGGACATGTGCCGAATATTGTAAACTCAAAAAATGGTAAAGAATATCTTATCGATGTTGTTCTCTATGGTCTTGAAGGTCCCATTCAAGTCGATACTCAACAATACAATGGCTCAATGCCTGGTTGGGGAAATGTATTCGATGATCAACAGCTAGCTGATGTCCTCAACTATGTTTTATCTGCCTGGGGCAACAAAGGGAAGCTGGCTTCCGAAAAGTCATTTATTAGCCTGGATGATATCAAAAAAGAAAGAAAAAAAGGGTTAAGTCCTTCGGCGGTATTAGCTTTAAGACCTCGCAACCTTTCTAGTTCCTACGTCAATAAGAGAGAAGAAGATCTCAAAGAGTTAATAAAAAATTATGATGCCTCCCATCCAGGGAAAGGAATTCATGCGCAGTATTGGGAACCGATTCCAATGGAAATGTATTGGAATCCAAAAAACTTTTATCATCCGCCTCAAAGTATCAAAGGCGAAGTCAGTCGGTCAGATTGTTTGGCCTGCCATAAAACTGTAACCCCAGGAGTATTCCATGCTTGGGAAAAAAGTATACATGGTAATCTTGAGGCAATAAGAAAACTCCCTGATCAGGATCCTAAAGCTTATAAAAAGAAAGAACTAGCAGAGGTGGAAAAACAACTTCATTCTCAAGGAATACTCAAAAATCATGAACAGCTTAAAGAGGTCTCTTGCATCGACTGTCATGGATCCATAGGCGCACAGAAAATACGTCATGATGTCGATCTTCATATGCCTGATCGAGTGACATGCGGTAGTTGTCATGTGCGACAATTTGCTGAATCAGAATCCGAACGTAAACAAATCTGGCCTCATAATGAATGGCCTCAAGGTCATCCATCCCATGCAGTTGATTGGGAAGCAAATGTGAACTTGGCAGCTTGGGCAGCCATGCCCGAAAGAGCCGTAGCTCAAGGCTGCGATATGTGTCATTATCAACAGAATCGCTGTGATGGATGCCACACCCGGCATAGTTTTTCAGCTGCAGAGGCTCGTAATCCTCTTTCATGTGCAACCTGTCATAATGGAGTTGACCATAATGAATTTGAAAATTATATGCTTTCAAAGCATGGGATCATTTTTCAGGCTCAAAGTAAGAATTGGAATTTTGATGTTCCTTTAAAAGATGCTATCGCCAAGGGTGGTTATACCGCTCCAACCTGTGCGAGTTGCCATTTCGAATATCATGGGGAGTATAGCCACAATCTGGTAAGAAAAGTGCGTTGGGCCTTTAATCCCACCCCTGAAATTGCCCAGGGGATTAAGGAGAAACAGCCTTGGTATCAACAAAGGAAAGAAGATTGGATAAGCACTTGTTCGGCTTGCCATTCTGCTAGGTTTGCAGGGGAATGGTTAGAGACAGCCGATCAGGCGATCTTCGATGGATTGAAAGTTCAGGAAGAAGCAAAAAAAGTTATCGAAGCTCTTTATAAGGATGGACTGTTGGTTGGACAAAAAACGAACCGTCCTGCCCCTCCTCCTCCCGAAAAGGATGCTCCTGGTGCTTTTTTCCAGCTTTTTTGGGCTAAGGGAAACAATCCGAGTCATGTTGAGCGAGTGTATGCTAATATGTGGGAGCATGACATGATTCAACACTATAAGGGATTCATGCATGCCAATCCCGGAGGTTTTACGTATTCGGCTGGTTGGGGAGTGTTGCTTGAAAGATATACGGAGATTATGGATGAAAATACAAGGTTAAGAAATAAACCCCATGAATCTCAGTTTTCACCAGGAGATCATTCCTCTCTTTTATCTAGTAAAGTAAAACTCCTTTTTGGTATTATTGGATCAAGTGCTGGGGTTATCCTTATAAGTTCATCTTTTGGGAAAAGCTTAGGGAATAAAAGGAAAAAAGAGTAA
- a CDS encoding YdbL family protein, translated as MGSDGEYRAKFLWIGVFFVLLFITNGCRSVRISPKQPKLYDVNASINVKSPPIQQSFYSYHSIQERRRMRMGEIQTLKNNRMIGEGKDGYLHIVKSTEDEEYRNYIQKIVDEENRDRQILYNLEAKRSGKEISQIEKEYGQKWQSRAFKGEMIEGEEGWKTKTEDLF; from the coding sequence ATGGGCTCAGACGGTGAATATAGAGCTAAGTTTTTGTGGATTGGTGTATTTTTTGTTCTCCTCTTTATTACAAACGGCTGTCGTTCTGTGCGAATATCTCCCAAGCAACCCAAGCTTTATGATGTTAATGCTTCTATAAATGTAAAAAGCCCACCTATTCAGCAATCTTTTTATTCTTATCATTCCATACAGGAAAGAAGAAGAATGAGAATGGGTGAAATTCAAACATTGAAAAACAACAGAATGATCGGAGAAGGAAAAGATGGCTATCTTCATATAGTCAAGAGTACCGAAGATGAGGAATACAGAAATTATATTCAAAAAATCGTTGACGAAGAAAATCGTGACAGACAAATCCTCTATAATCTAGAGGCAAAAAGAAGTGGGAAAGAGATATCACAAATAGAAAAAGAATATGGGCAAAAATGGCAATCTAGAGCCTTCAAGGGGGAAATGATTGAAGGGGAAGAAGGATGGAAAACAAAAACCGAAGACCTCTTCTAA
- a CDS encoding helix-turn-helix domain-containing protein, with protein sequence MDPNNRQSTCFAKAARTTRFAYNWTLTEWQMLYTGWKAEHLPTQALAAFLTLSA encoded by the coding sequence CTGGACCCAAACAATAGGCAATCCACCTGCTTTGCCAAGGCAGCTAGAACCACGAGGTTCGCCTACAACTGGACGCTGACCGAGTGGCAGATGCTATATACAGGGTGGAAAGCCGAGCACCTACCTACCCAAGCCCTCGCAGCCTTCCTTACGCTGTCAGCTTAA
- a CDS encoding NUDIX hydrolase — translation MEEYFDIVDDKDKIIGKDTRQNVHLKKLKHRAVHILLQNQNKEVFLQKRSPLKDVNPNCWDSSCSGHVLSGEDYDTAAHRELTEELGLQLDQPLIKLFKLSADAKTGNEFIWVYLGFSNGPFQLNPQEIAEGNFYSFSWINFKLATEPESFSNAFAHIWQCFTGYKKCHLL, via the coding sequence ATGGAAGAATATTTTGATATCGTTGATGACAAAGATAAGATCATTGGGAAAGATACTCGGCAGAATGTGCATTTAAAAAAACTTAAGCACCGTGCTGTTCATATTCTTTTACAAAATCAAAACAAAGAAGTTTTTCTTCAAAAAAGATCTCCTCTCAAGGATGTAAATCCTAATTGTTGGGATTCCTCTTGTAGTGGTCATGTGCTTTCGGGAGAAGATTATGATACGGCAGCTCACAGAGAGTTAACCGAAGAACTTGGTTTGCAACTTGATCAACCATTAATTAAACTCTTCAAATTATCTGCGGATGCAAAGACAGGAAATGAATTTATTTGGGTTTATTTAGGGTTTTCAAACGGTCCCTTTCAACTCAATCCTCAAGAAATTGCAGAAGGCAACTTTTATTCCTTTTCCTGGATAAACTTCAAATTAGCAACTGAACCTGAATCTTTTTCCAATGCCTTCGCCCATATATGGCAATGTTTCACCGGTTATAAAAAATGCCATCTGTTATGA
- the trhA gene encoding PAQR family membrane homeostasis protein TrhA, which produces MKKIREPFNTYSHVFGAMLSIIGLEVLFFKDLRNSINPLDNLIYGLSLTFMFVSSSLYHALDITSKMLPSFRKLDHCSIYILIAATYTPVIVKAADKEYRVMLLALMWSIAITGILIKIFFPYPSRWLYTGFYLGMGWVGVLFLPRIHLSKVSLDYALSGGIVYTIGAFSYMLKWPQSRNFNFHNLWHLMVLLGSFFMYLMVYSLVPS; this is translated from the coding sequence GTGAAAAAAATCAGAGAGCCTTTTAATACCTATTCGCATGTTTTTGGGGCCATGCTCTCTATCATAGGCCTTGAAGTTCTCTTCTTTAAAGATCTTCGCAATTCTATCAATCCACTGGATAATCTGATTTATGGACTCAGTTTGACCTTCATGTTTGTCTCCAGTAGCCTTTACCATGCTTTAGATATTACTTCTAAAATGCTTCCCTCCTTTAGAAAACTTGATCACTGTTCGATTTATATTCTCATTGCGGCTACTTATACACCTGTTATTGTAAAGGCTGCCGATAAGGAATACAGGGTAATGCTACTTGCCCTTATGTGGTCGATAGCGATAACTGGTATTCTTATTAAAATTTTTTTTCCCTATCCTTCTAGATGGTTATATACAGGATTTTATCTTGGAATGGGTTGGGTAGGGGTTTTGTTTTTGCCTAGAATCCATCTTTCCAAAGTTTCTTTGGATTATGCATTAAGTGGGGGAATAGTTTATACAATTGGTGCTTTCAGTTACATGCTCAAATGGCCTCAAAGCAGGAATTTTAATTTCCATAATCTCTGGCATCTAATGGTTCTCCTCGGAAGCTTTTTTATGTATCTCATGGTGTACTCATTAGTTCCTTCATAA